The candidate division WOR-3 bacterium sequence TGACTTCTCGACCGCTCAGACGACGGTGGCCGCCTGCCGGCTTGCTGCTCTGGCCGGCAAGGGCTTCATCAACGGCGTAACCGGGCTGAGCGTATCCCAGACACACGCTTTGGAGGATTGCGGAGAGCGGATCCCGGTAGTCAACGCGCCCAACTTCTCGGTCGGCGTCAGCATGCTCTGCCTGCTGGTGGCGGAGGCGGCGAGCAGGCTCGGACCGGACTACGATGTCGAGGTCATTGAGACCCACCACCGGATGAAGAAGGATGCTCCTTCGGGCACCGCGGCGAGGCTGGTCGATATCCTGAAAGCGCGCGCGGGGAGGGCGAGAGTCGTACACGGCCGGCAGGGCGCGGTCGGGGCGAAGCCGAAGTACGAGATCGGCGTCAGTTCAATCCGGACCGGCGGAGTGGTGGGTGAGCACAC is a genomic window containing:
- the dapB gene encoding 4-hydroxy-tetrahydrodipicolinate reductase, with the translated sequence MKVIVAGCAGRMGSEVCRLIAEQEDMTLVGGIEAKGHPAIGTQLGSGVVGSDLSAMIANATMIVDFSTAQTTVAACRLAALAGKGFINGVTGLSVSQTHALEDCGERIPVVNAPNFSVGVSMLCLLVAEAASRLGPDYDVEVIETHHRMKKDAPSGTAARLVDILKARAGRARVVHGRQGAVGAKPKYEIGVSSIRTGGVVGEHT